The proteins below come from a single Cloacibacillus sp. genomic window:
- a CDS encoding cyclase family protein yields MNDLRVIDLGWPIEDSMQVFPGDISPEIKELMKIEEEGCRSKKITMSSHTGTHMDAPAHMLAGGACLDELPGETFFGFAVIADVSGCAGREIEISDLGLTREEMAAADFLLLHTGYCDKMGEDGYLEGFPVLSQAAARALAEQELKGIGVDAISVDPVKSAECPVHKTILGNGMVVLENLRGLRQLPFKTPFCLTALPLALKGTDGAPVRVMAVLEK; encoded by the coding sequence ATGAACGATTTGCGCGTAATAGACTTAGGCTGGCCGATCGAGGACTCTATGCAGGTATTTCCGGGGGACATCTCCCCTGAGATCAAAGAGCTCATGAAAATTGAGGAGGAGGGGTGCCGCTCCAAAAAAATCACGATGTCCTCGCATACCGGCACACACATGGACGCACCGGCCCATATGCTCGCAGGCGGCGCATGCCTCGACGAACTGCCCGGCGAAACCTTTTTCGGCTTTGCGGTGATCGCCGACGTCAGCGGCTGCGCGGGACGCGAGATCGAAATATCCGACCTCGGCCTCACCAGGGAGGAGATGGCGGCGGCCGATTTTTTGCTGCTCCACACCGGCTATTGTGACAAGATGGGAGAGGACGGCTATCTTGAAGGATTCCCCGTACTCTCGCAGGCGGCGGCGCGCGCCCTCGCGGAACAGGAACTCAAAGGGATCGGCGTCGACGCGATATCGGTAGACCCCGTTAAAAGCGCGGAATGCCCCGTGCACAAGACAATTCTAGGAAACGGCATGGTCGTCCTGGAAAACCTGCGCGGACTGCGGCAGCTCCCCTTCAAAACCCCCTTCTGCCTCACGGCGCTGCCGCTGGCGCTCAAAGGTACCGACGGCGCGCCGGTGCGCGTCATGGCCGTGCTTGAAAAATAG
- the gspG gene encoding type II secretion system major pseudopilin GspG: MRTLRDNDKKLLKKRRGFTLIEIMVVVVIIGLLSALVGPRLMGQSDEAKRKTTQTQIAQLEQVLGLYYLDNGFYPTTSQGLEALVKEPTMPPEPLNYKKGGYMKKVPKDAWGREFVYTAPGEHGDFDILSYGADGQEGGSGANADITNWE; encoded by the coding sequence GTGCGTACATTGAGAGACAACGATAAAAAACTGCTGAAAAAAAGACGGGGCTTTACCCTGATTGAGATCATGGTCGTCGTCGTCATCATCGGCCTGCTCTCCGCGCTCGTCGGGCCACGGCTCATGGGACAGAGTGACGAGGCGAAGCGCAAGACGACCCAGACACAGATCGCCCAGCTTGAACAGGTTCTCGGCCTCTACTACCTCGACAACGGCTTCTATCCGACCACCTCCCAGGGGCTGGAGGCTCTTGTAAAAGAACCCACGATGCCGCCAGAACCGCTGAACTACAAAAAAGGCGGCTACATGAAAAAGGTCCCGAAGGACGCCTGGGGGCGCGAATTTGTCTACACCGCCCCGGGAGAGCACGGCGACTTTGACATCCTCTCCTACGGCGCGGACGGGCAGGAGGGCGGCAGCGGCGCCAACGCTGACATCACGAATTGGGAATAA